Below is a genomic region from Neisseria zoodegmatis.
CATCAAAGGCGCGGCGCACTTCTACAAAACCAAAGGCAAACACCTGATCACCGTCAAAACCGAGCACAAAGCCGTTTTGGATACCATGCGCGAACTCGAACGCCAAGGCTTTGAAGTAACCTACCTCGGCGTGCAGGAAAACGGCCTGATTGATTTGGAAGAACTCAAAGCCGCCATCCGCCCCGACACCATTCTCATTTCCGTGATGTGGGTCAACAACGAAATCGGCGTGATTCAAGACATTCCTGCCATCGGCGAAATCTGCCGCGAAAATAAAATCATCTTCCATGTAGATGCCGCCCAAGCCTGCGGAAAAACCCCTGTGGACGTAGAAGCCGCCAAAGTCGACCTGCTCTCCATGTCCGCCCACAAAATTTACGGCCCCAAAGGCATCGGCGCACTCTATGTACGCCGCAAACCCCGCGTGCGTCTCGAAGCCCAAATCCACGGCGGCGGCCACGAACGCGGCTTCCGCTCCGGCACCCTGCCCACCCACCAAATCGTCGGCATGGGCGAAGCCTTCCGCTTGGCGCGTGAAGAATTGGAACAAGACATCGCCCACGCCCTCAAGCTGCGCGAAATCTTCCTCAAAGGCATCGAAGGCATCGAAGAAGTGTATATCAACGGCGATTTGGAACACCGCGTCGCCACCAACCTCAATGTGAGCTTCAACTTCGTCGAAGGTGAAAGCCTGATCATGGCCGTAAAAGAACTCGCCGTATCCAGTGGCTCCGCCTGTACCTCCGCCTCGCTGGAACCCAGCTACGTTCTGCGCGCTTTAGGCCGCAACGATGAACTGGCACACTCTTCCCTGCGCATCACCTTCGGCCGCATGACCACAGAAGAAGAAGTGGCTTTCGCCGCCGAACTGATTAAATCCAAAATCGGCAAACTGCG
It encodes:
- a CDS encoding IscS subfamily cysteine desulfurase, with product MTVKTPIYLDYAATTPVDPRVAEKMIPYLTELFGNPASNSHSFGWTAEEAVENARLEIAKLINADSKEIVFTSGATESNNLAIKGAAHFYKTKGKHLITVKTEHKAVLDTMRELERQGFEVTYLGVQENGLIDLEELKAAIRPDTILISVMWVNNEIGVIQDIPAIGEICRENKIIFHVDAAQACGKTPVDVEAAKVDLLSMSAHKIYGPKGIGALYVRRKPRVRLEAQIHGGGHERGFRSGTLPTHQIVGMGEAFRLAREELEQDIAHALKLREIFLKGIEGIEEVYINGDLEHRVATNLNVSFNFVEGESLIMAVKELAVSSGSACTSASLEPSYVLRALGRNDELAHSSLRITFGRMTTEEEVAFAAELIKSKIGKLRELSPLWEMFKEGIDLNTVEWAEH